From the genome of Desulfovibrio sp. JY:
AGCTGCCGAGCATTTTGAATGCTCTTGAAATCAAAAACCCTAACAACCCCTACGCCGAAGACCTCGTGGTCGAAGTGGCCCAGCACCTCGGCGACAACGTCGTGCGCTGCATCGCCATGGACTCCACCGACGGTCTGGTGCGCGGCATGGAAGCCAAGGACACCGGCGCGCCCATCAGCGTCCCGGTCGGTAAAGGCACCTTGGGCCGCATCCTGAACGTCGTCGGCCGTCCGGTGGACGAAATGGGCCCGGTCGATGCGACCACCACCATGCCCATTCACCGTCAGGCGCCGTCCTTCGTGGACCAGTCCACGAGCATCGAGCTGCTCGAAACCGGCATCAAGGTCGTCGATCTGCTGATTCCCTTCCCCAAGGGCGGCAAGATGGGCCTGTTTGGCGGCGCCGGCGTCGGCAAGACCGTTATTCTCATGGAGCTGATCAACAACATCGCCAAACACCACGGCGGCCTCTCGGTCTTCGCGGGCGTCGGCGAGCGCACCCGTGAGGGCAACGACCTCTACAACGAGTTCAAGGAAGCCGACATCCTGGGCAAAGCCTGCCTTGTTTACGGCCAGATGAACGAGCCTCCCGGAGCCCGTTCGCGCGTCGCCCTGACCGGCCTGACCTGCGCCGAGTACTTCCGTGACGAGGAAGGCCAGGACGTGCTGCTGTTCATCGATAACATCTTCCGGTTCACCCAGGCCGGTTCCGAAGTGTCGGCTCTTCTTGGCCGTATGCCTTCCGCGGTCGGCTACCAGCCGACCCTGGGTACCGACCTCGGCGCCCTGCAGGAACGCATCACCTCCACCAAGAAGGGTTCCATCACCTCGGTGCAGGCCGTCTACGTGCCCGCTGACGACTTGACCGACCCCGCGCCGGCCACGACGTTCTCGCACCTTGACGGTACGCTGGTCCTTTCGCGCCAGATCGCCGAGCTCGGCATCTACCCCGCGGTGGACCCGCTCGACTCCACGTCGCGCATCCTGGACCCGCAGGTCCTTGGCGCCGACCACTACGCCACGGCCCGCGAAGTCCAGCAGATCCTGCAGAAGTACAAGGACCTTCAGGACATCATCGCCATTCTGGGTATGGACGAGCTCTCCGACGAGGACAAGCTCACCGTGTCCCGGGCGCGTAAAATCCAGCGTTTCCTGTCGCAGCCGTTCTTCGTTGCCGCGCAGTTCACCGGCAAGGACGGCCGCTACGTGAAGCTCGAGGACACCATCAAGGGCTTCAAGGAAATCATCGAAGGCAAGCACGACGAGATTCCCGAGGGCGCCTTCTACATGGTCGGTGACATCAACGAGGCCGTTGAAAAGGCTGCGAAGGGTTAACCGCCATGGCCCAACTCCTCCTTGAAATCGTCACTCCGGACAAGCTCGTCTTGTCCCAGGACGTGGAGTATGTGGGCGCGCCGGGTCTGCTTGGCGAATTCGGCGTTATGGCCAACCACATCCCGTTTCTGTCCGCCCTCGGCATCGGTAGCCTGATGTACAAGGCCGGCGGAAAGGCGCACTATGTCTTCGTTTCCGGCGGCTTTGCCGAGGTTTCGGGGAACAAGGTGACTGTCCTTGCCGAGGTGGCCGAGCGCCCCGAGGACATCGATGTGGAACGCGCGCGCAAGGCCCAGGAACGGGCCAAGCAGCGCCTGGAACGCGAACGCGAAAAAGTCGACTTCGCCAGGGCGCAGGCTTCCATGCAGCGGGCCTTCTATCGCATGAAGGTTCGGGAAGTCGCCGGCACGTCGCCGTCCACGGCCCACTAGCCGCAGGCGGGATACGAAATGCAACACGGGCGCGACCGAAAGGCCGCGCCCGTTTTTTTGTTGCCTGTCCGCTCCTTTTGTCCGCGTCGTTTTCCTGGTAGATTGAGGGCAGTTGGCCTTAAGCAAAGGGGAAGACATGGCGAAATCACTCCTGCTTGAAGTCGTGACGCCGGACAGGCTGGTGCTCGGACAGGATGTCGCATCCGTTACCGCAACCGGCACGGCGGGCGCGTTTACCGTGTTGCCCCTGCATATCCCGTTTCTCACGTCGCTTGCGGTGGGCTACCTTTCGTTTCGCGTTGACGGGATGGTGCATACGGTGTTCGTCTCCGGCGGTTTTGCCGATGTGGCCTTTGACAAGGTCCTCATTTTGGCCGAAGCAGCCGAGCTGCCCGATGAAATCGACGTGGACCGGGCCAAGCGGGCCCGGGAAAGGGCGGAGGCCCGGCTGGCTCTCGAGCGCCGGGAACATATCGATTACGTCCGGGCCCGGTCGGCGCTGGAGCGGGCGGTCATGCGCATCAGGCTGCATGAGCTCGGAAAAAGCGGTCTGGGGCTCCACTCCGGCGCGTAGGGCCGGTTGCCGGGCTTGTGTTTTCGTCCGCGCCGGATGGCGCGGGGCCTATGCATATATCCTGACGATGTTTTGGAGATTTTCATGGACAAGCGCATTGGCGCGTTGATTCTGGCGGCGGGGAAGGGCACGCGCATGAAAAGCGATGCCCCGAAGGTGCTCAAGACTCTGCTTGGCGAGCCCATGCTGTGGTACGGCGAACAGGCCCTGGCCGCGCTTCTGGGCGATCGCGTGCTGACGGTGATCGGACACCGCGCCGAGGCGGTCGAAGCCGCCTTTCCGGAGCTTGCCGGCCGCTTCGTGCTCCAGGCCGAGCAGCTCGGCACCGGCCATGCGCTGTCCGTGGCCATGCCGCACCTGTTGGATGCCGGCTACAGCCATGTGCTGGTGGCCAACGGCGACGCGCCGCTGGTCACGGCCGAGAGCCTTGGCGCGTTCGCGGAGGGAGCCCTTGGCGCGGCGGCGGATGTCGCTTTCGTGTCCATCGAACTGCCCGAGCCCGGCGCCTACGGCCGGGTGGTGCGCCAGGGCGGGGCCGTGCGCATCGTCGAGGCCAAGGATTACGACGTGTCGCGCGACGGCCCGGCCACGGGCGAAATCAACGCCGGCGTGTACCTGCTGCGCCTGGACGCGGTCGCGCCGCTGCTGGCGAAACTGCGCAACGACAACAAGAGCGGCGAATATTACATCACCGACCTGGTGGCCCTTGGCGCGGCGGCGGGACTGCGCGTCATGGCCGTCAACCGGGGCGACGACCCGGCCTATCTCGGCATCAACAGTCCGCGCGAGCTGGTCGCGGCCGAGGAAGCGCTGCGTCGCCGCATCGTCGACGCCCACCTGGACGCCGGCGTGGTCATCCGGACGGGCGGGGCTGTGCGCATCGGCCCGCGCGTGACCGTCGCGCCGGGCGTGGAGCTGTGCGGCCCGCTGGAGCTGTACGGCGACACGCATATCGCGGCCGGGGCCACGGTCTTTTCACACAGCGTCCTCGCCAATGTCGCAATCGGTGCAAACGTCACCGTGCATTCCTTTTGTCACCTGCAGGACGCGCGTGTGGCGGCCGGTTGCCAGGTCGGCCCCTATGCCCGGCTGCGTCCCGGCGCGGAGTTGCTCGAAGGGGCCAAGATCGGCAATTTCGTGGAGATGAAGAAATCGACTCTGGGCCCGGGAGCCAAGGCCAGCCATCTGACCTATCTCGGCGACGCCACCGTCGGGGCCGAGGCGAATATCGGGGCCGGCACCATCACCTGCAATTACGACGGTGTGCACAAGCACAAGACCGTCATCGGCGCCCATGCCTTCATCGGCTCCAACAGCGCCCTGGTCGCGCCCGTGACGATTGGCGACGGGGCCCTTGTCGGGGCCGGTTCCGTGATTACTTCCGATGTGCCGGACGGGGCGTTGGCCCTGGGACGCGGCAGACAGGTGACAAAACAGCGCAAGTAGGATGGCGGCTTGATTTCGGGACTATTCGGGCGTAGGAAAAAGCCATGGACATTTTCGATACGCTTGAGCAACGCGTGGAAGAGCTTGTGGCCCTTAAAAAGGCCTTGGAAGAGGAAAACGCGGCGCTTCGGGCCGAGATAGCCACACTTTCCAATGAAAAGAAGGCGGTGGCCGAAAGGATCGACGGACTCCTGGCCAAGCTTCAGGTAGAACTGGAGCCGTAACCTCCCGATCGACGTCATATCCGCCGGGACGGCTGCGGGGTGTCGATGCCCAGTTATAATGTGTCCATTTTGGGCTTTGAGCTGTCTTTCAAGACAGACGCGCAAGCACAGCGCGTCGAGTCCGCCAGGGAACTGGTGGAGCAACGCTGCAACAACATGTTGAAGGCGGGCGGGAAAACTCTCGGTAAGGAGAAATTGCTGGCCTATGTCGCCTTGGGTCTGGCCGACGATGTGCTCATCTCGAACCAGCGGCTTGACGACCTCGAAACCCGGGTCGGAGCGCTGCTGACAAAGATAGATTGATTGCCGCCACGGGGCGGCTTTTGGAAAGTTCCCTGGAGTGTGCGTGATTGTTAGTTTATTTTTGAGCCGATACTCAAAAATAGGATGCCGCGACGTGTGGCTGGTGTGCGTGCCCGGCTGCGACCGGGTGGCCTGAAGGTCAAACAGGGGCGTCCGCCTTGGTTGCCAAGGTTCAAAAGAATTGACGACACGGCGCTCCGGGGCTTTTACATAAACCAGGCAAAGTGTGCCGGCGGGGCAAAATTCCGCTCGCAAGCCTCCTGGAATCGCGCCATACCCTTTGCGGCATGCTGCAGGCCGTCTCACGGATTTGAAAAAATCCGCTCCCTTGCTATTCGAGTCCCTTCCTCTCCCCGCTTCGGGAGAACCTATGGAATTCTCGACCATATTCATGGGGATTGTGGGCGTGGGACTCGGTCTGCCGGCCGGTTACTACCTCGACAAATGGATTTCCCAAAAAACCCTCAACGAGGCCAAAAGCCTGTCCGACCGCATCCTGGACGAAGCCCGCAAGGAAGCCTCCGCCCATAAGAAGGAAGTCGTGCTGGCCGCCCAGGACGAACTGTTCCGCCAAAAGCAGGAACTGGAAAAGGACTTCCGCGACAAGATCGCTTCCGTGGAGGACAAGGAGGACCAGGTGCTGCGGCGTCGTGAGCGCCTGGAGGAAAAGCAGGAGCTGATCGTCCAGAAGGAATCCGAAATGCTGGCCACGGAAAAGCGCCTGACCGCCAAGGAGCGTGAGCTCGACGAGAAGGGCGAGGAGCTTTCCCGGCTGGCCGCCGAGCACGACAAGCGGCTGCAGGAGATTTCGGGGCTGACCATGGAAGAGGCCAAAAAGCGGCTGATGGACGAAATCGAGTCCAAGACCCGCCACGAGGCCGCCCGCATGATCCGCCAGATCGAGACCGAGGCCAAGGAAACGGCGGACAAAAGCGGCAAGAAGATTCTGGCGCTGGCCATTCAGCGCTATGCCGGCGACTTCGTGGCCGAGCAGACCGTCACCGCCGTGAGCCTGCCGTCCGAGGAGATGAAGGGCCGCATCATCGGCCGCGAGGGCCGCAACATCCGCGCCCTGGAAGCCGCCACCGGCGTGGACCTCATCATCGACGACACGCCCGAGACCGTCATCCTGTCCGCCTTCTCGCCGCTCAAGCGCCAGATCGCCAAGATGGCCCTGGAGCGGCTCATCACCGACGGCCGCATCCACCCGGCCCGCATCGAGGACATTGTCCGCAAGTGCGAGCAGGAGCTCGACGTGAAGGTCCGCGAGATCGGCGAGCAGGCCACCTTCGACACCGGCGTCCACGGCATCAATCCCGAGCTCGTGCGCCTGCTGGGCCAGCTCCAGTACCGCACCAGCTACTCCCAGAACGTGCTCCAGCACTCCCTGGAAGTGGCTTCCCTGGCCGGCATCATGGCCGCGGAACTCGGCCTCGACGTCAAGCGGGCCAAGCGGGCCGGGCTGCTCCACGATATCGGCAAGGCCGTGGACCACGAGATCGAAGGCCCCCATGCGCTCATCGGCGCGGACCTGGCCAAGAAGTACGGGGAACCGGCCGACATCCTCCACGCCATCCAGGCCCACCACGAGGACGTGCCGCCCAAATCCGTGCTGGCCACCCTGGTCCAGGCCGCGGACAGCCTCTCCGGCGCGCGCCCCGGGGCCCGCAAGGAGCTGCTGGAAAGCTACGTCAAGCGCCTGGAGGAACTCGAGAACCTGGCCACCGATTTCGACGGCGTGTCCAAGGCCTACGCCATCCAGGCCGGCCGCGAGATCCGGGTCATGGTCGATTCCGAGAACGTGGACGACGACAAGACGTTTCTCCTCTGCAAGGACATCGCCAAGCGCATCGAGGACAACCTGACCTATCCCGGCCAGATCCGGGTCACGGTCATCCGCGAGAAGCGGGCGGTGGGCTTCGCCAAATAGGCGGTTTTTTTGTGTCGGGGGCGCATCCGCGCCCCCTTTGTTTTGCGGTGTCGCCAATGCGGCGGCCCGCCGCCGCCCATGGACACGCCCGTTCCCTGCGCCCTGCCGGGCGCGGCCGCCGACGCGGACGCAATGCTCTGACCCTTGGCCGAAGGGAGCGGCCCGCCCCATGCGCATTCTTTTTCTGGGCGATATCGTCGGCCGGCCGGGCAGGGGCATCGTCTTCGAGCGCTTGCGCCAGATCCGGCGCGATCTGTCCCTCGATCTGGTCATCGCCAACGGCGAGAACGCCTCGGGCGGCCTCGGGCTGACCGCCAAGGCGGCCCGGCAGCTGCTCGAGGCCGGCATCGACGTCCTGACCGGCGGCAACCACATCTTTCGCCACAAGGACCTCGTGCCGGTGTTCGCGACCGAGGACCGCCTGCTGCGCCCGGCCAACTATCCGCCCGGCGCGCCGGGCTGCGGCTGGCGGGTGTATCGGCCGCTCGACCGCCCGGCCTTCGCCGTCATCAATCTCCTCGGGCGCGTGTTCATGCCCGCCATGGACTGCCCCTTTCGCGCCGCCGACGCCATCCTGGCCGAATTGCCCGCGGACGTGCCGCTACGGCTCGTCGATTTTCACGCCGAAGCCACCTCGGAAAAAAAGGCCCTGGCCTACTACCTGGATGGCCGGGTCAGCGCCGTGCTCGGCACCCACACCCACGTCCAGACCAACGACGCCCAGCTGCTGCCCCGGGGAACGGCCCTGCTCACCGACTGCGGCATGACCGGGCCGGCCGCCTCGGCCATCGGCATGGACCCCGAGGAAGTCATCGCCCGTTACCTGACCGGGCTGCCCACCCGCTTTGCCGTGGCCCGCACGCCGCCGGAAATGCAAGGCGCGCTGCTGGATGTTGACGCGGCCACGGGCAAGGTCGTAACTATCGCTGCCTGGCGGCTTGCATAAGCGCCGCCGCAACCGGAGGAACCTGCCATGATCCGACGCCTTCATGCCCTGGCCCTGGCCGTCGCGTTCGTCGTCCTCGCCGCCGGCGCGGCTCTGGCCGCTCCCGAGCGCATGGCCATCTACATGACCGTCGCCGGGCCGCTGGAAGTGGTGCGCGACGGCGCGTCCTCCTCCATCCTGCTTGGCGGCAAGGTCATCCATCAGGCCCAGGACGCGTCCCTGACCGCCCAGTCCTACATGAGCGTGGGCGATCCGGCCGACGGCTACGACGCGCTCCTCTTGCGCCACGGCGTCGGCAACGCCGAGTGCCCCATCACCTTCGACCTGGTGACCGTGGGAGCCGACAAAGCCTCCCTCGTCACCCCGAACATCAATAAATGTTCGCGTCTGGTGAGCATCAATGTCGACGGCGACAAACTCATGCTGGTTACGGAAAAGCAGAACGGCCGCACCGAGGTCATCGAATACAACGACGCCAAACGTCGCGGCGGCGGCAAAAAACCATAAGGATACCCATGCTGCGCATCCTCGTGCTGACGGCCCTCATTCTTGCCTCGACCCTCGCCGGCTGCGGCGATGAAACGGTCTACGACTGGCAACGTCCCCACGATACCTATCAGGTCGGCTCGTTCAGCAAATACCAGAACGCCGAGGCGCTCAAAAACAAGCTGCAGAAAAACGGCTTCGACTGTCGCATCGAAACCGACATCAAGAACGGGCAGTTTTTTCTCAACGTGCTTGTCGACGTCTACAACAAGACCCCGGACACGTTGACGCAGCTCGAGCGCATCAGCGGCGTCAAGCCGTACCTGCGCGGTCCCAAGACCGGCGAAGCGGCCAAGCCGGTCGCCCCGATCCCCGGCAAGGACATCTGATTTTCCGCGAGATTCCCGACAACCCAAAAGGACCTGCCTTGAACATCTTCGACGAACTCTCCTGGCGTGGCCTCGTCCACCAGACTTCCGACGACGCCGGACTGCGCGAACACCTCGACACCCCGGGCCGCGTGCTCTACTGCGGCTTCGATCCCACGGCCGACAGCCTGCACATCGGCAACCTCGTGCCGCTTCTGGCCCTGGCCCGCTTCGCCAAGGCCGGACACAAGCCCCTCTTCGTGCTCGGCGGCGCGACCGGGCTCATCGGCGACCCCAGCGGCAAGGACAAGGAACGCCAGCTCAAGACCGCCGAAACCATTGCCGCCTCGGCCGCGAAGATCAAAGCCCAGGCCATGGCCTTTTTCGCCCGCGTGGGCGTCGAAGGCGAGGTCACCCCGGTCAATAACCTCGACTGGACCCGGCCCATGTCCGTTATCGAGTTCCTGCGCGATATCGGCAAGCATTTCACCATCAATTACATGATGGCCAAGGATTCGGTGAAATCGCGCATCGGCCGCGAGGAGACCGGCATCTCCTACACCGAATTCAGCTACATGATCCTCCAGTCCATGGACTTCGAGCACTTAAGCCGCACGCTGGGCTGCACGCTCCAGATCGGCGGCGGCGACCAGTTCGGCAACATCACCGCCGGCCTGGAACTCATCCGTCGCAAGACCGGCAACACCGTCTATGGCCTGACCTTTCCGCTGATTACCACCGCCTCGGGCGCGAAATTCGGCAAGAGCGAAAAAGGCGCGATCTTCCTCAATCCCGAGCTGACCTCGCCCTACGCTTTCTACCAGTACTGGATCAACGCCGACGATCGCGACGTGTGCAATTTCCTGCGTTATTTCACCTTTCTGCCCAAGGAAGAGATCGACGCCCTGGCCGTGGAGACCGCCGAACGGCCGCATCTGCGCGCCGCCCAGAAGCGTCTGGCCCGCGAAACCACCGCCATGATCCATGGCGAGGAGGAACTGGCCAAGGTCGAGGCCGTCACCGAGGCGCTCTTCGGCGGCGGCGATCTGCACGCCGTGGACCCGAAGACCCTCAAGGCCGCCCTGGAAGCCGCGCCGGGACTCAATTTCGAGGCGCTCCCCGACGTGCCGCCGCTGCCCAAGCTCCTGGCCGACATTGGCCTGTGTCCGTCCAATTCCCAGGCGCGCAAGGATATCAAGGCCGGCGGCATCTACCTCAACAACGAACGCGTCCCCTCCGAGGACCGGGCCCTCGTTGCCGAAGACTTTCTCGGCGGCGACCTGCTCATCCTGCGCAAGGGCAAGAAGAACTACGGCGTCGTGACGTTGGGCTAGGCTGCGGAGGCTGGGGGCGAGCGAAGCCGGCTGGGGCGCTGCCCCAGACCCCGCCGGGAGGCCACGGGCCCCCCGGACCCCCCATCCGGTGCGCTTTGGCCGGGCGGGGGCGGGGTTGGCTGGCGCGAGGCCGGAGTGTGAAGATGGAGGCGGAATTTGCCGGGACGGTGCATGTCGCTTCGCGACAAGCTCGTCCCGGACAAATTCCGCCTCCACCACGCCGTCGCCCCTACGGGGCGACAAGGTCTCGAATTTTTACTGTGGAAGCCTTCTGAGAGGCTTGTATTGATATTGCCCCTTTAAAAGTTTTTGGGGAGGGAGAGGGGGTCCGGGGGAGAGGGAACCCCTTTTTTCAAAAAGGGGTTCCCTCTCCCCCGGTTCATCCTCCCGCTCTTCCCCTCCCTTGGAGGCTCTATGCTGAGCGCGCTGGCGCGGTTGGTGAAGGTGGAGCATTCGGTATTCGCTCTGCCGTTTGCGTATATCGGGCTTTTCGTGGCGGCGGGCGGCTGGCCGGGCTGGCGGGCGTTCGTGCTGTTGACGCTGGCCATGGTGGCGATGCGGTCTTTTGCCATGGCGGTGAACCGGCTGGCCGACGTGCGTTATGACCGGGTCAATCCGCGCACGAATCGCCGGGAGCTGGTGACGGGCGAGGTGACGTTGCGGCAGGCCTGGATTTTCACGGCCGGTTGCGCGGTCGTGTTTGTCGGGGCTTGTGCGGGGCTCAATGCGTTGTGTCTGGCGCTGGCGCCGGTGGCGCTGGTCTGGGGCGCGTTTTACAGTGTGACCAAGCGGTTCACCTGGCTGTGTCATTTCGTGTTGGGCTCGGTGCTGGGGCTGGCCCCGGTGGCCGGGTGGCTGGCGGTGAAACCGGAATTTTCCCTGGCGCCGATTCTTTTCGGCCTGGGCGTGACCTGCTGGACGGCCGGATTCGACGTGCTGTACGCCTGCCAGGACGTGGATTTCGACCGGGAGCAGGGCTTGTGGGCCATGCCGGCCAAATTCGGCGTGGGCACGTCGCTTAGGCTCGCGGCCTTTTCCCATGTCGACGCGGCGCTTTTCTTTCTCCTGGCCGGGTATGCGGCCGGGCTGTCCTGGATTTATTATGCGTCCTGGGCCGTG
Proteins encoded in this window:
- the ubiA gene encoding putative 4-hydroxybenzoate polyprenyltransferase, with the translated sequence MLSALARLVKVEHSVFALPFAYIGLFVAAGGWPGWRAFVLLTLAMVAMRSFAMAVNRLADVRYDRVNPRTNRRELVTGEVTLRQAWIFTAGCAVVFVGACAGLNALCLALAPVALVWGAFYSVTKRFTWLCHFVLGSVLGLAPVAGWLAVKPEFSLAPILFGLGVTCWTAGFDVLYACQDVDFDREQGLWAMPAKFGVGTSLRLAAFSHVDAALFFLLAGYAAGLSWIYYASWAVCSLVLLIEHRLLSENDLSRINVAFFTLNGIIAVLLGVGTLLAVFLAR
- a CDS encoding F0F1 ATP synthase subunit epsilon — encoded protein: MAKSLLLEVVTPDRLVLGQDVASVTATGTAGAFTVLPLHIPFLTSLAVGYLSFRVDGMVHTVFVSGGFADVAFDKVLILAEAAELPDEIDVDRAKRARERAEARLALERREHIDYVRARSALERAVMRIRLHELGKSGLGLHSGA
- the rny gene encoding ribonuclease Y, whose amino-acid sequence is MEFSTIFMGIVGVGLGLPAGYYLDKWISQKTLNEAKSLSDRILDEARKEASAHKKEVVLAAQDELFRQKQELEKDFRDKIASVEDKEDQVLRRRERLEEKQELIVQKESEMLATEKRLTAKERELDEKGEELSRLAAEHDKRLQEISGLTMEEAKKRLMDEIESKTRHEAARMIRQIETEAKETADKSGKKILALAIQRYAGDFVAEQTVTAVSLPSEEMKGRIIGREGRNIRALEAATGVDLIIDDTPETVILSAFSPLKRQIAKMALERLITDGRIHPARIEDIVRKCEQELDVKVREIGEQATFDTGVHGINPELVRLLGQLQYRTSYSQNVLQHSLEVASLAGIMAAELGLDVKRAKRAGLLHDIGKAVDHEIEGPHALIGADLAKKYGEPADILHAIQAHHEDVPPKSVLATLVQAADSLSGARPGARKELLESYVKRLEELENLATDFDGVSKAYAIQAGREIRVMVDSENVDDDKTFLLCKDIAKRIEDNLTYPGQIRVTVIREKRAVGFAK
- a CDS encoding TIGR00282 family metallophosphoesterase, producing the protein MRILFLGDIVGRPGRGIVFERLRQIRRDLSLDLVIANGENASGGLGLTAKAARQLLEAGIDVLTGGNHIFRHKDLVPVFATEDRLLRPANYPPGAPGCGWRVYRPLDRPAFAVINLLGRVFMPAMDCPFRAADAILAELPADVPLRLVDFHAEATSEKKALAYYLDGRVSAVLGTHTHVQTNDAQLLPRGTALLTDCGMTGPAASAIGMDPEEVIARYLTGLPTRFAVARTPPEMQGALLDVDAATGKVVTIAAWRLA
- a CDS encoding SPOR domain-containing protein; protein product: MLRILVLTALILASTLAGCGDETVYDWQRPHDTYQVGSFSKYQNAEALKNKLQKNGFDCRIETDIKNGQFFLNVLVDVYNKTPDTLTQLERISGVKPYLRGPKTGEAAKPVAPIPGKDI
- the tyrS gene encoding tyrosine--tRNA ligase, whose translation is MNIFDELSWRGLVHQTSDDAGLREHLDTPGRVLYCGFDPTADSLHIGNLVPLLALARFAKAGHKPLFVLGGATGLIGDPSGKDKERQLKTAETIAASAAKIKAQAMAFFARVGVEGEVTPVNNLDWTRPMSVIEFLRDIGKHFTINYMMAKDSVKSRIGREETGISYTEFSYMILQSMDFEHLSRTLGCTLQIGGGDQFGNITAGLELIRRKTGNTVYGLTFPLITTASGAKFGKSEKGAIFLNPELTSPYAFYQYWINADDRDVCNFLRYFTFLPKEEIDALAVETAERPHLRAAQKRLARETTAMIHGEEELAKVEAVTEALFGGGDLHAVDPKTLKAALEAAPGLNFEALPDVPPLPKLLADIGLCPSNSQARKDIKAGGIYLNNERVPSEDRALVAEDFLGGDLLILRKGKKNYGVVTLG
- a CDS encoding cell division protein ZapA, which codes for MPSYNVSILGFELSFKTDAQAQRVESARELVEQRCNNMLKAGGKTLGKEKLLAYVALGLADDVLISNQRLDDLETRVGALLTKID
- a CDS encoding F0F1 ATP synthase subunit epsilon, with the translated sequence MAQLLLEIVTPDKLVLSQDVEYVGAPGLLGEFGVMANHIPFLSALGIGSLMYKAGGKAHYVFVSGGFAEVSGNKVTVLAEVAERPEDIDVERARKAQERAKQRLEREREKVDFARAQASMQRAFYRMKVREVAGTSPSTAH
- the atpD gene encoding F0F1 ATP synthase subunit beta gives rise to the protein MSATSGNVGKIVQVIGAVLDVEFPDGKLPSILNALEIKNPNNPYAEDLVVEVAQHLGDNVVRCIAMDSTDGLVRGMEAKDTGAPISVPVGKGTLGRILNVVGRPVDEMGPVDATTTMPIHRQAPSFVDQSTSIELLETGIKVVDLLIPFPKGGKMGLFGGAGVGKTVILMELINNIAKHHGGLSVFAGVGERTREGNDLYNEFKEADILGKACLVYGQMNEPPGARSRVALTGLTCAEYFRDEEGQDVLLFIDNIFRFTQAGSEVSALLGRMPSAVGYQPTLGTDLGALQERITSTKKGSITSVQAVYVPADDLTDPAPATTFSHLDGTLVLSRQIAELGIYPAVDPLDSTSRILDPQVLGADHYATAREVQQILQKYKDLQDIIAILGMDELSDEDKLTVSRARKIQRFLSQPFFVAAQFTGKDGRYVKLEDTIKGFKEIIEGKHDEIPEGAFYMVGDINEAVEKAAKG
- the glmU gene encoding bifunctional UDP-N-acetylglucosamine diphosphorylase/glucosamine-1-phosphate N-acetyltransferase GlmU, translated to MDKRIGALILAAGKGTRMKSDAPKVLKTLLGEPMLWYGEQALAALLGDRVLTVIGHRAEAVEAAFPELAGRFVLQAEQLGTGHALSVAMPHLLDAGYSHVLVANGDAPLVTAESLGAFAEGALGAAADVAFVSIELPEPGAYGRVVRQGGAVRIVEAKDYDVSRDGPATGEINAGVYLLRLDAVAPLLAKLRNDNKSGEYYITDLVALGAAAGLRVMAVNRGDDPAYLGINSPRELVAAEEALRRRIVDAHLDAGVVIRTGGAVRIGPRVTVAPGVELCGPLELYGDTHIAAGATVFSHSVLANVAIGANVTVHSFCHLQDARVAAGCQVGPYARLRPGAELLEGAKIGNFVEMKKSTLGPGAKASHLTYLGDATVGAEANIGAGTITCNYDGVHKHKTVIGAHAFIGSNSALVAPVTIGDGALVGAGSVITSDVPDGALALGRGRQVTKQRK
- the zapB gene encoding cell division protein ZapB, which produces MDIFDTLEQRVEELVALKKALEEENAALRAEIATLSNEKKAVAERIDGLLAKLQVELEP